From the genome of Ptychodera flava strain L36383 chromosome 22, AS_Pfla_20210202, whole genome shotgun sequence, one region includes:
- the LOC139123320 gene encoding uncharacterized protein gives MKKREVMLLLEDATQNEMKAWSQELLSKFKFWKLLRITSYMKRFIDGCKGMRRVGPLTKSEITASEKIWIHITQQTNDMTSDVTLAADEDGILRCHGRVPGYNPIFIPRRSALCEIREKYWIPKLRSIVKSIRHECSYCAKYRAKVLDAPATSALPTYRTVFTEPFDVTGVDFAGPLMYKSEKYETRKAYIALFTCASTRAVHLKLCRDLSVNEFKRQLKEFVARRGSPRVMVSDNAKTFIATKRWLSTLQKDEDLFNYLTTHNIEWKFNMSRSPWWGGFFERLIGIMKRSLSKAIGRALLKFEELEEVLLDVETFMNNRPLCYMEEDFEQVVITPNLLLRGQPARFLEESIDDMDDSRDVMSKRLKYLRSCRETVRKRWLNEYLHALQERYSKRIEAKDQELPRKNSIVLLKDTTKNRANWKIGRIVDNIVGKDGVIRGYKIRTGSGYVVERPLQLVCDLEVSGTNDTTGLAL, from the exons ATGAAGAAAAGAGAAGTGATGCTTCTACTGGAAGATGCAACTCAGAATGAGATGAAAGCATGGTCACAAGAGCTTCTGAGCAAGTTCAAATTCTGGAAGCTTCTACGCATAACGTCATATATGAAGCGTTTCATAGATGGCTGTAAGGGGATGAGACGAGTTGGCCCACTCACTAAATCAGAGATCACAGCATCAGAGAAGATATGGATCCACATAACACAGCAAACAAACGACATGACTTCAGATGTCACATTAGCAGCAGATGAAGATGGAATACTGAGGTGTCATGGCAGAGTTCCAGGTTACAACCCTATCTTCATCCCAAGAAGATCTGCCCTG tgtgaGATCAGAGAGAAATACTGGATCCCAAAGCTACGATCCATAGTCAAATCTATACGACACGAATGCAGCTACTGTGCGAAGTATCGTGCAAAGGTGTTAGATGCTCCAGCTACATCAGCCCTGCCCACCTACAGAACGGTATTCACTGAGCCGTTCGATGTGACAGGTGTGGACTTTGCAGGGCCACTGATGTACAAATCAGAAAAGTATGAGACCAGAAAGGCTTACATTGCCCTCTTCACGTGTGCCAGCACCAGAGCTGTGCATCTTAAGCTTTGCAGAGACCTGTCTGTGAATGAATTCAAGCGACAGTTGAAGGAGTTTGTTGCACGGAGAGGATCACCAAGAGTCATGGTGAGCGACAACGCCAAGACCTTCATCGCGACCAAACGGTGGTTGTCGACGTTGCAAAAGGATGAAGATTTGTTcaactatttgacaacacataaCATAGAGTGGAAGTTCAACATGTCACGTTCTCCATGGTGGGGTGGATTCTTTGAACGACTCATCGGCATCATGAAGAGAAGTCTGTCGAAAGCTATAGGAAGAGcactactgaaatttgaagAGCTTGAGGAAGTTCTGCTCGATGTGGAGACGTTCATGAACAACAGACCATTGTGCTATATGGAAGAAGACTTCGAGCAAGTAGTGATCACCCCAAACCTGCTGTTGCGTGGACAACCAGCGCGGTTTCTGGAGGAGAGCATCGATGACATGGATGACTCGAGAGATGTGATGAGCAAGCGTCTGAAGTACTTAAGATCCTGCAGAGAAACCGTTCGCAAACGTTGGTTGAATGAGTACCTTCACGCCTTGCAGGAACGTTACAGCAAGAGGATTGAAGCAAAGGATCAGGAGTTACCAAGAAAGAACTCTATTGTTCTACTCAAGGACACGACCAAGAATCGAGCAAATTGGAAGATAGGACGGATTGTAGACAACATAGTGGGTAAGGATGGAGTGATAAGAGGATACAAGATCCGGACAGGCAGTGGCTATGTTGTTGAGAGGCCACTCCAGTTGGTGTGTGATCTGGAAGTCAGCGGAACTAACGACACAACAGGGTTGGCACTATAG
- the LOC139123321 gene encoding uncharacterized protein, with protein sequence MGVIEPVPANQTGEIVHYVPHQAVIRDKAETTKMRIVYDCSARANDREVTEYRFTRVIFGATSSPYILGVTLQKHIEDYEQEYPATVHSLLEDTYVDDIQGGGNKEDDVATFKAESTKILSEGGFNLHKWHSNIDHLSAENDKQEEDTYTTRFLDNTSSNETKILGIPWNKEEDTLTISFESCQKSSEPITKRKMLADINSIFDILGWSSPVTITVKLIFSEVCLLQLHWDEEIPDEIQRKWQMWVNSLQRTPTITVPRCVFTGNPTHYEMHGFADASKTAVCAAIYIVAYENSTPVSQNLLTAKARIAPKHMSIPRFELKAAHTLAKLQNNVSKALANFPITACHSWVDSTTVLHWLSNRGEWSTFVRNRVKKIGELTEYKWRYVPTAENPSDLGTRGSAPSRPGTMWSTRAKLALKAKLALK encoded by the exons ATGGGAGTGATTGAGCCTGTACCAGCCAATCAAACGGGGGAGATAGTACATTATGTCCCACATCAAGCCGTCATTCGAGATAAGGCAGAAACAACAAAGATGAGAATAGTGTATGACTGCTCAGCGAGAGCCAAC GATCGTGAGGTGACAGAGTACAGATTCACACGAGTGATCTTTGGAGCGACGTCAAGTCCATATATTCTCGGTGTAACATTGCAGAAGCACATTGAGGACTATGAACAGGAATATCCAGCAACAGTACACAGCTTGCTGGAAGATACATATGTTGACGATATTCAAGGTGGTGGAAACAAAGAAGATGATGTTGCGACTTTCAAGGCAGAGTCCACTAAAATACTGTCAGAGGGTGGTTTCAATCTTCACAAATGGCATAGCAACATCGATCACCTCAGCGCAGAGAACGACAAGCAGGAAGAAGATACTTACACAACAAGGTTTCTTGACAACACATCTAGCAATGAGACAAAGATTTTAGGTATTCCATGGAACAAGGAGGAGGACACATTGACGATCAGTTTTGAATCATGTCAGAAGAGCAGTGAACCAATCACTAAAAGGAAGATGTTAGCTGATATCAACAGCATCTTTGACATACTTGGATGGAGTTCTCCAGTTACTATCACTGTGAAGTTGATCTTCAGTGAAGTGTGCCTTCTTCAGCTACATTGGGATGAGGAAATTCCAGATGAAATTCAACGGAAATGGCAGATGTGGGTAAACAGCTTGCAGCGTACACCAACCATAACTGTACCACGCTGTGTGTTCACTGGCAACCCAACACATTATGAGATGCATGGATTTGCTGACGCAAGCAAGACTGCTGTTTGTGCTGCAATATACATCGTTGCGTATGAGAACTCAACACCGGTCAGCCAGAATCTACTCACAGCTAAAGCGAGAATAGCTCCTAAACACATGAGCATTCCAAGGTTTGAGTTGAAAGCTGCACATACCCTAGCCAAACTACAGAATAACGTCAGCAAAGCCTTGGCCAATTTCCCCATCACAGCTTGTCACAGTTGGGTAGACAGCACCACTGTTTTACACTGGCTGTCTAACCGTGGAGAATGGTCAACATTTGTGCGCAATCGGGTCAAGAAGATTGGCGAGCTGACAGAGTATAAGTGGAGATATGTGCCAACAGCAGAAAATCCAAGCGACCTGGGAACTAGAGGGTCAGCACCAAGTCGACCTGGGACGATGTGGTCGACAAGGGCCAAGCTGGCTCTCAAGGCCAAGCTGGCTCTCAAGTGA